One Roseomonas sp. OT10 DNA window includes the following coding sequences:
- a CDS encoding ABC transporter permease encodes MSDAVLDTARPERLAVASQWQLLWWAFRKHKLAMVGLVVTVIFYIIAIIPGFFAINDPSAQNTRAAFHPPQRIHFIDNAGSFGPFVYPSTLKRDPETLEMGYVPDTTRKVPLVFLGRGYEYSVLGLFSTNIHLFAPAEPGQVVLPLGADRLGRCVYSRIMQGAQISLSVGLVGVFLSLTLGILLGGISGYYGGRVDTAIQKAIEFVIALPSIPIWLAASAALPHDWPATLNYFMITVILSLTGWAQLARVVRGRFLSLRTEDFVAAARLDGASEGRIIFRHMLPSFASHIIASVTLAIPAMILAETSLSFLGLGLQPPTISWGVLLREAQNIRSIVTAPWLFAPGAAVVLAVIALNFLGDGLRDAADPYNK; translated from the coding sequence ATGTCCGACGCCGTCCTGGATACCGCGAGGCCCGAACGCCTCGCCGTCGCCTCGCAGTGGCAGCTGCTGTGGTGGGCCTTCCGCAAGCACAAGCTCGCCATGGTCGGGCTGGTGGTGACGGTGATCTTCTACATCATCGCCATCATCCCCGGCTTCTTCGCCATCAACGACCCCTCGGCGCAGAACACCCGCGCCGCCTTCCATCCGCCGCAGCGCATCCACTTCATCGACAACGCGGGCAGCTTCGGGCCCTTCGTCTACCCCTCCACGCTCAAGCGCGACCCGGAGACGCTGGAGATGGGCTACGTGCCCGACACGACGCGCAAGGTACCGCTGGTCTTCCTCGGCCGCGGCTATGAATACAGCGTGCTCGGCCTGTTCAGCACCAACATCCACCTCTTCGCCCCCGCCGAGCCCGGGCAGGTGGTGCTGCCGCTGGGGGCCGACCGGCTCGGGCGCTGCGTCTACTCGCGCATCATGCAGGGGGCGCAGATCTCGCTTTCCGTCGGCCTCGTCGGCGTGTTCCTGTCGCTGACGCTGGGCATCCTGCTCGGCGGCATCTCCGGCTACTATGGCGGGCGGGTGGACACGGCGATCCAGAAGGCGATCGAGTTCGTCATCGCGCTGCCCTCCATCCCCATCTGGCTCGCGGCCTCGGCCGCCCTGCCGCATGACTGGCCGGCGACGCTGAACTACTTCATGATCACGGTGATCCTTTCGCTGACCGGCTGGGCCCAGCTCGCCCGCGTGGTGCGCGGCCGCTTCCTGTCGCTGCGGACGGAGGATTTCGTGGCGGCCGCCCGGCTCGACGGGGCGTCGGAGGGGCGGATCATCTTCCGCCACATGCTGCCCTCCTTCGCCTCGCACATCATCGCCTCCGTGACGCTCGCCATCCCCGCGATGATCCTGGCGGAGACCTCGCTCTCCTTCCTCGGCCTCGGCCTGCAACCGCCCACCATCTCCTGGGGCGTGCTGCTGCGCGAGGCGCAGAACATCCGCTCCATCGTCACCGCGCCCTGGCTCTTCGCGCCCGGCGCCGCGGTGGTGCTGGCCGTCATCGCGCTCAACTTCCTGGGGGACGGGCTGCGGGATGCCGCCGACCCGTACAACAAATGA
- a CDS encoding ABC transporter permease, giving the protein MLRFTLKRLAWMIPSLLVVSFLAFVLIQLPPGDYVTTYIATLAASNEVVDQNTAAELRTRFGLDQPMIVQYWKWISNIVFRGDFGLSFEWQQPVSGLIWERMALTLVLTFASLLVTWAIALPLGVFSAVKKYSIADYVLTFISFVGLAVPSFLLAVVLMYFAAVEWGQEVGGLFSEAYVNEPWSLAKVWDLMTHLWIPVIILAVSGTASLVRVMRANMLDELHRPYVTTARAKGLSEFHLLVKYPMRLALNPFISTIAWLLPNLVSGSIIVAIVLNLPTAGPMLLQSLMSQDMYLAGAFVLLICALTLLGSLLSDILLALADPRIRLE; this is encoded by the coding sequence ATGCTCCGCTTCACGCTCAAGCGCCTCGCCTGGATGATCCCATCGCTGCTGGTGGTGTCCTTCCTGGCCTTCGTGCTGATCCAGCTTCCGCCCGGCGACTACGTCACGACCTATATCGCGACGCTCGCCGCCTCCAACGAGGTGGTGGACCAGAATACCGCCGCCGAGCTGCGCACCCGCTTCGGGCTCGACCAGCCGATGATCGTCCAGTACTGGAAGTGGATCAGCAACATCGTCTTCCGCGGCGATTTCGGCCTGTCCTTCGAATGGCAGCAGCCGGTGAGCGGGCTGATCTGGGAGCGCATGGCGCTGACCCTGGTTCTGACCTTCGCCTCCCTCCTCGTCACCTGGGCGATCGCGCTGCCGCTGGGCGTCTTCTCGGCGGTGAAGAAGTACTCCATCGCCGACTACGTGCTGACCTTCATCAGCTTCGTGGGGCTGGCGGTGCCGTCCTTCCTGCTCGCCGTGGTGCTGATGTACTTCGCGGCGGTCGAATGGGGGCAGGAGGTCGGCGGGCTGTTCTCCGAGGCCTATGTCAACGAGCCCTGGAGCCTCGCCAAGGTCTGGGACCTGATGACCCACCTGTGGATTCCCGTCATCATCCTGGCGGTCTCCGGCACGGCGAGCCTCGTGCGCGTGATGCGGGCGAACATGCTGGACGAGCTGCACCGGCCCTACGTGACCACCGCCCGGGCCAAGGGGCTGTCGGAGTTCCACCTGCTGGTGAAGTACCCGATGCGCCTCGCGCTCAACCCCTTCATCTCCACCATCGCCTGGCTGCTGCCCAACCTCGTCTCGGGCTCCATCATCGTGGCGATCGTGCTGAACCTGCCCACCGCCGGGCCGATGCTGCTGCAGTCGCTGATGAGCCAGGACATGTACCTCGCCGGCGCCTTCGTGCTGCTGATCTGCGCCCTGACCCTGCTGGGCTCGCTGCTCAGCGACATCCTCCTCGCGCTGGCCGACCCGCGCATCCGGCTGGAGTAG